The genomic DNA GCCTATCGTACTTTTTCTACTTTCGATAACCATCACACTGAGCAGCGCATCAACCATACTGAAACGTAACTTGGGGTCGGATCAAACCGTATTCGTTAGTTTATTGTTCTCCTGCATGACATTTGTTCTATTTCAGTTTAGCTTCATATCAAGCACGGCATTCTCTATTGCGGCTCTGATTCTATTGCTCAACCTCGTTACTTGTAGCCATGAATTAGCCTTTGTAGACCAACTGACTGGCATACCTGGTAGACGTGCATTAGAAACAGAATTAAAGCACCTAGGACGTACCTATACCCTTGCAATGCTTGATGTTGACCACTTTAAAAAATTCAACGATACCTATGGTCATAAAACAGGTGATGATGTTCTCAAGCTAGTCGCGCAAATAATGAAAAACACCAAAGGTGGTGCGCAAGTTTTCCGCTATGGTGGTGAAGAGTTCACCATTATGTATAAAGGAAAAGAAGCGAATGAATGTAAAGCTTTCTTAGATGATCTTCGCCAAGAAATTGCAGCCTATGACCTGATAATTCGCGATCACTCCACCCGCCCTGACAATGCAAAGAAGGGAGAGAAAATGCGGAAAAAAGAAGAAAAAAACAACTCAACCAATGTTACCGTCAGTATCGGCATCGCCGACAGCTTCCCAGATCATAACCCAGATAATGTCCTTAAAGCTGCTGACCAAGCCTTGTATAAGGCCAAGCAGAAAGGGCGTAATCGTGTAATGTTATAAATTAATTAAGGCAAAGGAGTGCCTTAAAAACGACAATAGTCATCCAGATAATACGCCGACTCCCTCATACCAAATCCGCTGGCTTTTCATACAGAAAAAAACACACCACATCCCTTCATACCGATGACATAAGCATGAGTGAACGAAGTAAAAACCAATCGCACTTTACTGCTGGCAAATAGTTTTCACTCACCACATACTGCGTGTTTTGTTTATAGTGGTTCGAGATTTTACGGATGAAAAAGTTACTTCTTATCTCCCTTTTTGCAGCCCCAACTTTTGCTTCAAGCAACATCAACGACAACTTCAGCCACATTGGTTTTGGTTATAAACATACGCGTTATGCGACAGACGCAATGGCGCCCTACTATAACGATAAATACCAAAATGAAGAGTGGAAAAACCTTGGTGGTTTTTACCTAGATATTAAAGCTGAGATTATTGCTGGCGTCTATTTTGAAGGTTATGCTGACGCTACTACACGATTCAGCTCTGATATCGATCAGTGGCAAGCAGGCTTGGGCTTTGCCCCTTACAGAAGTCCATTCTTTAGTATTCCGATGAGCTGCGGCGTGGTGAACTACAGCGCGTCTCGTGACAATACGACAAGCAACTCAGAACTTGCACCATACTGCCAAGTGGGTGTGCGAACACAAATTGCCAACCACTGGAACCTCAGCGTTGATGTACAGCAGCAGATGTTTAAACAATCACGCCAAAGTATCTCTTTTGATAACACCTTCCAATTTGGTCGAGTCTTTGGTTTAGTCGCAGGCCTTGAGCTCGCAAACCGCCATAAAACAGAGATCGGCTACAAATTTGGTATGCAATTTTCATTTTAGCTTTCGTTGTTATAAACCGTACGCATAAAAAAACCCGATGAAAACATCGGGTTTTGGTTACCAATAAAACCTATCTTATCTTAGTTAACTAAGAAAGCATCAGTCCAGCTATGCAGCAACGCCAATATAAAGGTAAGTACGGTATCTTAACAGATCGGCGACCAAAC from Photobacterium sanguinicancri includes the following:
- a CDS encoding GGDEF domain-containing protein yields the protein MLPLSFDVFRSAGFRFGLPVCLALSTLFLLEYAQYTLVTYQALLFTLPYVLFALVVLLSQPFNQGRTGLTALLMGVAYYFIQNYLQAPLSNNETKLIYVLLSALLPLNLLQIHILPDKRLHSRFGGYYLLFIVMQIAWSALVVNHFSHSDLDWLWDSYLFAIPSFSPMPIVLFLLSITITLSSASTILKRNLGSDQTVFVSLLFSCMTFVLFQFSFISSTAFSIAALILLLNLVTCSHELAFVDQLTGIPGRRALETELKHLGRTYTLAMLDVDHFKKFNDTYGHKTGDDVLKLVAQIMKNTKGGAQVFRYGGEEFTIMYKGKEANECKAFLDDLRQEIAAYDLIIRDHSTRPDNAKKGEKMRKKEEKNNSTNVTVSIGIADSFPDHNPDNVLKAADQALYKAKQKGRNRVML